The sequence below is a genomic window from Thermoanaerobaculia bacterium.
GAGATCGTTCGCAATGTGCGGGCGCCCTTCGGGTTCGGGCGGCGCAGGGCCATCGGCGGCGTTGCCGCGGCTAGACGATCGCAACCGCATCGCCTTCGCCGCGTCGCCTTGCCGCTGACCCTGCGGCGCTCCGAACGCCGCTATCGCTATTCCCGTTCCGGGGCACCGGGCCGCGGGTCGCGGCGCACGCGCCCGTCCGGCTCGATGCATCGCCGCGCCCGCTAAGCTATGGCTTCGAACTCGGCGGTGAAGTGCCGCAGAAACGGCGCCTGCTTGACGATCCGCACGCCGCGGATCGCCTCGCGGTTCCGGAAGCACTCGGTGACCACGGCCGCCACGTAGTCGAGGTGGCTGTTCGAGTACACCCGCCGGGGGATCGTGAGGCGCACGAGCTCGAGGTCGGGCGCGATCTCCTGCCCGGTCTTCGGGTCCCGGCGGCCGAACATGACGCCGCCGATCTCGACGGAGCGCACCCCTCCTTCGCGGTAGAGGGCGACGGACAGGGACTGCGCCGGATACTGGGACGCGGGGACGTGGGGAAGGAACCGTCGGGCGTCGAGGTAGACCGCGTGGCCGCCGACCGGCCGGACGATCGGGATCCCGGCGGCCGTGAGCCGCTCTCCGAGCCTGCGCACCTGTCCGATCCGGAACTCGAGGTACCGCTCGTCGAGCACCTCGCGGAGGCCCCGGGCGACCACCTCGAGGTCCCGGCCGGCGAGCCCGCCGTAGGTCGGGAAGCCCTCGATCAGGACCAGCTTGTTCTTCAGGTTCTGGACCCAAGTGTCGTGCCGCAGCGCGAGGAATCCGCCGATGTTCGCCAGGCCGTCTTTCTTCGCGCTCATCGTGCAGCCGTCGGCGAACGTGAAGACCTCCCGGACGATCGAGATCACGGACCAGTTGCGGCACGCCGCCTCACGCTCCCGGATGAAAAACGCGTTCTCGGCGAACCGACAGGCGTCGATGACCAGGGGCACGTCGAACTTCTCGCAGGCCGCCTTGACGGCCCGGACGTTCTCGAGGGAGACCGGCTGCCCGCCGCCGGAATTGTTCGTCATGGTCAGCATCACGAGCGGAACCTTCCCCGGGTTCTTCTGGAGCACCTCGGCGAGCCGCGCCACGTCCATGTTCCCCTTGAACGGATATTCGGAGTCGAGGTCCTTCGCTTCGGGCACGACGAAATCCAGCGCCACTCCGCCGTTGGCCTCGACGTTGGCCCGCGTCGTGTCGAAATGCGTGTTGCTCGGGACGATCTGGCCCGGCTTCAGAACCGTCGAGAACAGGAGGTTCTCCGCGACGCGCCCCTGATGCGTGGGGATGACGTGCGGAAAGCCGAAGATCTCGCGAACGGCGGTCTCGAAGGTGAAGAAATTCCGGCTGCCGGCGTACGACTCGTCGCCGCGCATCATCGCGGCCCACTGTTCGTCGGACATCGCCGACGTGCCGGAGTCCGTCAGGAGGTCGATGAACACGGCCTCGGAGGGGATCGCGAAAAGGTTGTACCCCGCCTTCTTGAGATGCTTCTCGCGCGCGCGGCGGTCGAGGAGCTGGATCGGCTCCACGACCTTGACGCGCCACGGCTCGGGAAGGATTCGAGAGAGCTCGTCGGTCATTCGGCCGAGACTATCGCATTCTCCACGACGTCGCCGACCGAGATCCCTCCGCGGTAGTTGCCGAGAAAACGCAACCCCGGAAGCGCTTTCTCCGCCTCCTCGAGCGCGGCGATCCGGGCCGCGTGCCCGGCCTCGTACTGCGGGATCGCAGCGGCGTAGCGCGTCGTGCGCAGGAGCTCGGGCGGCGCGGCCGCGCCGAGCGCGCGCCGCGCGTCCGCGTCCACGGCGGCCGCGACCGCGGCATCGTCGAGCCG
It includes:
- a CDS encoding tryptophanase — translated: MTDELSRILPEPWRVKVVEPIQLLDRRAREKHLKKAGYNLFAIPSEAVFIDLLTDSGTSAMSDEQWAAMMRGDESYAGSRNFFTFETAVREIFGFPHVIPTHQGRVAENLLFSTVLKPGQIVPSNTHFDTTRANVEANGGVALDFVVPEAKDLDSEYPFKGNMDVARLAEVLQKNPGKVPLVMLTMTNNSGGGQPVSLENVRAVKAACEKFDVPLVIDACRFAENAFFIREREAACRNWSVISIVREVFTFADGCTMSAKKDGLANIGGFLALRHDTWVQNLKNKLVLIEGFPTYGGLAGRDLEVVARGLREVLDERYLEFRIGQVRRLGERLTAAGIPIVRPVGGHAVYLDARRFLPHVPASQYPAQSLSVALYREGGVRSVEIGGVMFGRRDPKTGQEIAPDLELVRLTIPRRVYSNSHLDYVAAVVTECFRNREAIRGVRIVKQAPFLRHFTAEFEAIA